The following proteins are co-located in the Apium graveolens cultivar Ventura chromosome 5, ASM990537v1, whole genome shotgun sequence genome:
- the LOC141660125 gene encoding uncharacterized protein LOC141660125 has translation MSSARNPEMTCFKCGKIGHMARNCKESIHKTSVLRIVGPPPLPAQLVQPRERTFNMTMKDAVQDADVVAGMLAINSVEVKVLIDSGAPISFISENFIDRLKCVVYPLESNLVIEVANQERVTANRICPNCKIVIKGRHFSADLIPL, from the coding sequence ATGAGTAGTGCGAGGAACCCAGAGATGACTTGTTTCAAGTGCGGAAAAATTGGCCATATGGCAAGGAATTGTAAGGAATCTATTCATAAAACCAGTGTTCTTAGGATTGTTGGACCACCGCCTCTACCAGCACAATTAGTTCAGCCAAGGGAACGGACgtttaatatgacaatgaaagatgcagTGCAGGATGCggatgtggtagcaggtatgcttgctATAAATTCAGTAGAAGTTAAAGtgttaattgattctggagctcCTATATCATTTATCTCTGAAAATTTTATTGATAGATTAAAGTGTGTTGTGTACCCTTTAGAATCTAATTTGGTTATTGAAGTAGCAAATCAAGAAAGAGTTACGGCCAATAGGATTTGTCCTAATTGCAAGATTGTTATAAAAGGTCGtcacttttctgctgacttaataccactttaa